One genomic segment of Pyruvatibacter mobilis includes these proteins:
- a CDS encoding 2,3-bisphosphoglycerate-dependent phosphoglycerate mutase: MAHTLVLVRHGQSEWNKKNLFTGWRDVELTEQGRTEAREAGELMKAAGLEFDMAFTSALKRAQETNRLALDALGQSGIPVVENEALNERDYGDLAGLNKDDAREKWGEEQVHIWRRSFDVPPPGGESLKMTAERVLPYFEAEILPKVLAGKRVLVAAHGNSLRALVMQLDKLGPDEIVEVNIATGVPIAYELDDNGNVISKKVLVERDYS; encoded by the coding sequence GTGGCTCACACGCTGGTTCTGGTCCGTCATGGCCAGAGCGAATGGAACAAGAAGAACCTTTTCACCGGCTGGCGCGATGTCGAGCTGACCGAGCAGGGCCGCACCGAGGCCCGCGAAGCCGGTGAGCTGATGAAGGCCGCAGGGCTTGAATTCGACATGGCGTTCACCTCCGCGCTCAAGCGGGCGCAGGAGACCAATCGTCTGGCGCTGGACGCCCTCGGCCAGAGCGGTATTCCGGTTGTCGAAAACGAGGCGCTCAATGAGCGCGACTATGGCGACCTTGCGGGCCTCAACAAGGACGACGCGCGCGAGAAGTGGGGCGAGGAACAGGTGCATATCTGGCGCCGGTCCTTCGACGTGCCGCCGCCGGGCGGCGAAAGCCTGAAGATGACCGCCGAGCGGGTGCTGCCTTATTTCGAGGCCGAGATCCTGCCGAAGGTGCTTGCCGGCAAGCGCGTGCTTGTGGCTGCCCACGGCAATTCCCTGCGGGCGCTCGTGATGCAGCTCGACAAGCTGGGGCCGGACGAGATCGTGGAAGTGAACATCGCGACCGGCGTGCCCATCGCCTATGAGCTTGATGACAATGGAAATGTCATCTCCAAGAAGGTGCTGGTCGAGCGCGACTACTCCTGA
- a CDS encoding DUF2244 domain-containing protein — translation MSHELPETLYLDAVLHPHRSLPPKGFLAVMLGVGAVSFCAGLAFLLMGAWPVFGFFGLDVALIYWAFRMNYRAGRMIEHVRLTDQVLDIRRVHPSGKVESWQLEPTWAQARMVTTARGRSLRLRSRERWVELGRFMTEDERESFATAFAAAQHRRRDGMVAAAKLGG, via the coding sequence ATGAGCCACGAGCTGCCCGAAACGCTGTATCTGGACGCCGTCCTGCATCCGCACAGATCCCTGCCGCCGAAAGGCTTCCTGGCGGTGATGCTGGGCGTAGGCGCGGTCAGCTTCTGCGCGGGCCTCGCCTTTCTGCTGATGGGGGCATGGCCCGTCTTCGGGTTTTTCGGCCTGGATGTGGCCCTGATTTACTGGGCGTTCCGCATGAACTACCGCGCCGGCCGGATGATCGAGCATGTGCGGCTGACCGATCAGGTCCTCGACATCCGCCGTGTCCACCCGTCCGGGAAGGTGGAAAGCTGGCAGCTCGAGCCGACCTGGGCCCAGGCACGCATGGTGACGACGGCGCGCGGGCGCAGCCTGCGGCTCCGGTCACGGGAGCGCTGGGTGGAACTCGGCCGCTTCATGACGGAAGACGAGCGGGAGAGCTTTGCCACCGCTTTCGCCGCCGCCCAGCACCGCCGGCGTGACGGCATGGTGGCGGCGGCGAAGCTGGGCGGCTGA